One window of Gloeothece citriformis PCC 7424 genomic DNA carries:
- a CDS encoding TVP38/TMEM64 family protein, which yields MEITTTINGFLSTLLQGIDSLGFWGILIFIGVYILATVFFLPGSILTLGAGAIFGLMGGSVLVSLASTLGATVAFLIGRYLARGWVRKQIEKRPNFKAIDNAVAQEGWKIVGLTRLSPIFPFVFLNYAFGVTQVSLKDYILASWLGMMPGTILYVYIGSLTKNLATLGTGNEPANTVQWLIRIIGFMATVGVTVYVTKIAKKALNNQMTEQDKTDFQENDQNKTTQLSKEETS from the coding sequence ATGGAAATTACAACAACAATCAATGGCTTTTTGTCAACTCTCTTACAAGGGATTGATTCTTTAGGATTTTGGGGAATTCTCATCTTTATCGGAGTTTATATTCTAGCAACTGTTTTCTTTTTACCCGGCTCTATTTTAACTTTGGGGGCTGGAGCTATTTTCGGATTAATGGGAGGCTCAGTTCTGGTTTCTCTTGCCTCTACTTTAGGGGCAACAGTAGCCTTTTTAATTGGACGTTATTTAGCTAGAGGATGGGTAAGAAAACAAATTGAAAAACGTCCTAACTTTAAAGCCATCGATAACGCAGTGGCACAAGAAGGATGGAAAATAGTCGGGTTAACTCGTCTTTCGCCGATTTTTCCGTTTGTGTTTCTTAATTATGCGTTTGGAGTCACCCAAGTTTCGCTAAAAGATTATATTTTAGCCTCTTGGTTGGGGATGATGCCCGGAACAATACTATATGTTTATATCGGTTCATTAACTAAAAATTTGGCGACTCTTGGCACAGGAAACGAACCAGCAAATACGGTTCAATGGCTCATCCGAATTATCGGCTTTATGGCTACGGTTGGGGTAACGGTTTATGTGACTAAAATTGCTAAAAAAGCTTTAAATAATCAAATGACTGAACAAGATAAAACAGATTTTCAAGAAAATGATCAAAATAAAACAACACAACTATCTAAGGAAGAAACTAGCTAA
- a CDS encoding TVP38/TMEM64 family protein, with product MIKIKQHNYLRKKLANLLISKRFWIGITLFIIALLFTLSPLKIIFNPNFLVNFFQANSSFAVPLFIIAYIILSVISIPGTILTLVGGIIFGLLWGTIWSVIGATLGALGAFWTARYLLRDLVKQKFAHHQTFITFNQGITHQPIAFVLAVRFVPISPFNLVNFVLGLTPIHWFPYTLGTFVGIIPGTLAYTWLGVSGIEALQGSDRLSFFLALSFLGLLSILPLLAKKKSI from the coding sequence ATGATCAAAATAAAACAACACAACTATCTAAGGAAGAAACTAGCTAACCTCTTAATTTCCAAACGCTTTTGGATAGGAATTACCCTGTTTATTATTGCCCTTTTATTTACCCTCAGCCCTTTAAAAATTATCTTTAATCCAAATTTTTTAGTCAATTTTTTTCAAGCTAATTCTTCTTTTGCTGTTCCTCTGTTTATTATTGCCTATATTATTCTGTCAGTGATCAGCATTCCTGGAACAATTTTAACCCTTGTAGGGGGGATCATTTTTGGTTTATTATGGGGGACTATCTGGTCAGTTATCGGGGCAACGTTGGGAGCATTAGGGGCATTTTGGACAGCACGTTATCTATTACGAGATCTCGTTAAACAAAAGTTTGCTCATCATCAAACATTTATTACGTTTAATCAAGGAATCACTCATCAACCGATCGCGTTTGTTTTAGCGGTTCGGTTTGTGCCTATTTCTCCGTTTAATCTGGTTAATTTTGTCCTAGGATTAACTCCGATTCATTGGTTTCCCTATACCCTAGGGACTTTTGTGGGAATTATACCGGGAACATTAGCTTACACTTGGTTAGGAGTAAGCGGAATAGAAGCTTTACAAGGAAGCGATCGTCTGTCGTTTTTCTTAGCCTTAAGCTTTTTAGGATTACTGTCTATTTTGCCACTATTAGCCAAGAAAAAATCTATTTAA
- a CDS encoding efflux RND transporter permease subunit, giving the protein MTHQHLPNSFSISSISIRQHIGTLMLTLAVIVVGIFFITSLQVDLLPSITYPRIGVRIEAPGVSPEVAVDEITQPLEEALSATEGVVQVFSQTREGQISLDLYFQPGGDIDQALNEATAALNRATNRLPDTLEPPRLFKVDPSQLPVYEVAITSPSLEGLKLRVFADEELARELSVIPGVASVDVSGAAAEEVRINIDLPRLQALGVGLTDVLDALRERNQDISGGRILGSRGEPLTRTMGRFQNAQEIRDLQIEVNTRDNAAPTKRVYLRDFAEVIDGTEEQRIFVTLNGQDAVKLSIQKQADANTIQVVEGVKKRLEQLKQSGLIPEDMTLIPTLDESIFIRNSISNVTTSGLFGAGLAAIAVLLFLGSIRQTLIIVLAIPLATLAAIILMRLFGLSLNVFSLGGLALGVGIVVDNSIVMLETIAEGAGMTPGKDSRSKLTPRQLITQSIKSSQTVESALVASTSTNLVAVLPFLLIGGFTSLLFNELILTISFAVAASILIALTVVPMLTSRLLAIPFSSRLTRFPLLKIFNQRFEIATESYRNFLGKILHYKIIVIALVLGILGGSSWWMVGEIPQEILPQINTGQASLRAQFPPGTPLETNRKIMGIADKILLEQPEVDYVFTTAGGFLFGSNTSANVLRGSSTITLKPATDVEAFAERVTQEFEKLNLVDINLSVSPGQLRGLFVNNSPVRGADIDLMLQGNDPDALAQGGKAVLKALGEKVTLARFRPDADPRQPEIQIRPDWERVAQLGLTAEEIGDTVQTALEGSIPTQLQRENRLIDVRVKLDSQAIKNPSQLAQLPLFVDSNRQIRLGDIAKISEGQAPGEIQRINQRPVFLIAGTLGEKVSLSQALEEVNSVLAEVELPQGVSFLPSQAEESNRELQSSLSILGGLAAFLVFVVMAVQYNSLIDPLVIMFTLPLALAGGIFGLYITQTAIGATVIVGAVLLVGIVVNNAIIMVELANQIWQTEGISRKAAILKAAPQRLRPILMTTITTVLGMFPLALGMGEGSEFLQPLGIVVFYGLSLATLLTLFIIPCFYVLLHDIHWFRPKQEPEKELVDYLN; this is encoded by the coding sequence ATGACTCACCAGCATCTTCCAAACTCTTTCAGTATCAGTAGTATATCCATCCGACAACATATCGGCACTTTAATGTTAACTCTAGCGGTTATCGTGGTGGGGATTTTTTTCATCACTAGCTTACAAGTGGATTTACTGCCTTCGATTACCTATCCTCGTATCGGCGTAAGAATTGAAGCCCCTGGTGTTTCCCCAGAGGTGGCGGTTGATGAGATTACCCAACCCCTAGAAGAAGCCTTATCCGCTACAGAAGGAGTGGTGCAAGTTTTTTCCCAAACTAGAGAAGGACAAATTAGCCTTGACCTCTATTTTCAACCGGGAGGAGATATCGATCAAGCCCTCAATGAAGCCACTGCGGCTTTAAACCGGGCTACTAACCGCTTACCGGATACCCTCGAACCCCCCCGTCTGTTTAAGGTTGATCCTTCCCAATTACCGGTTTATGAGGTGGCGATTACTTCTCCCTCTCTAGAGGGGTTAAAATTACGGGTATTTGCGGATGAAGAATTAGCCAGAGAATTAAGTGTTATCCCTGGAGTAGCTTCAGTAGATGTTTCCGGGGCAGCCGCAGAAGAAGTTAGAATTAATATCGATCTCCCCCGTTTACAAGCCTTGGGAGTGGGCTTAACGGATGTTTTAGATGCCCTGAGAGAACGAAATCAGGATATTTCCGGCGGACGAATTTTAGGCAGTCGGGGAGAACCTTTAACCCGAACGATGGGGCGCTTCCAAAATGCACAAGAAATACGCGATTTACAGATTGAAGTTAATACTAGAGACAATGCAGCCCCGACTAAACGGGTTTATTTACGAGATTTTGCCGAAGTTATTGACGGAACGGAAGAACAACGGATTTTTGTGACTCTCAATGGTCAAGATGCGGTTAAACTTAGCATTCAAAAACAAGCGGATGCTAACACTATACAAGTGGTTGAGGGAGTAAAAAAACGCCTTGAACAATTAAAACAATCCGGTTTAATTCCTGAAGATATGACTCTCATTCCGACGTTGGATGAGTCGATTTTTATTCGCAATTCTATTTCTAATGTGACGACTTCGGGGTTATTTGGGGCAGGATTAGCAGCGATCGCAGTTTTACTATTTTTAGGGTCTATTCGTCAAACTTTAATTATTGTTCTAGCTATTCCGTTAGCGACCTTAGCGGCGATTATTTTGATGAGATTGTTCGGATTATCCCTGAATGTGTTCAGTTTAGGGGGATTAGCGTTAGGGGTGGGAATTGTGGTCGATAATTCCATTGTGATGTTAGAAACCATCGCCGAAGGGGCCGGAATGACACCCGGTAAAGATAGTCGCTCAAAATTAACCCCCCGTCAATTAATCACCCAATCCATTAAGAGTAGTCAAACGGTAGAATCTGCCTTAGTCGCTTCCACTAGCACTAATTTAGTGGCGGTTTTACCTTTTCTGTTAATCGGAGGATTTACTTCTCTTTTATTTAATGAATTAATTCTTACTATTAGTTTTGCGGTGGCGGCTTCTATTCTCATTGCTTTAACGGTTGTGCCTATGCTCACTTCTCGTCTGTTGGCCATTCCTTTTAGTAGTCGATTAACCCGTTTTCCTCTGTTAAAAATTTTTAATCAACGCTTTGAAATCGCTACAGAAAGTTACCGCAATTTTTTAGGAAAAATTTTACACTATAAAATTATTGTTATTGCTTTGGTTTTGGGTATTTTAGGGGGAAGTAGTTGGTGGATGGTCGGGGAAATTCCTCAAGAAATTTTACCTCAAATTAACACCGGACAAGCCTCTTTACGGGCACAATTTCCCCCAGGAACTCCCTTAGAAACGAATCGAAAAATTATGGGGATCGCTGATAAAATTCTCTTGGAACAACCGGAAGTCGACTATGTTTTTACGACGGCAGGGGGGTTTTTGTTTGGGAGTAATACTAGCGCCAACGTTTTAAGAGGGTCAAGTACGATTACCTTAAAACCCGCTACAGATGTTGAAGCTTTTGCCGAAAGAGTGACTCAAGAATTTGAGAAATTAAACTTAGTAGATATTAATTTAAGCGTATCCCCCGGACAATTGCGAGGATTATTTGTCAATAATTCACCGGTGCGGGGTGCAGACATTGACCTTATGTTACAGGGAAATGACCCCGATGCCTTAGCCCAAGGGGGAAAAGCCGTCTTAAAAGCGTTAGGGGAAAAAGTTACCTTGGCGCGATTTCGTCCGGATGCAGACCCTCGTCAACCAGAGATTCAAATTCGTCCAGACTGGGAAAGAGTCGCCCAATTGGGGTTAACTGCCGAAGAAATCGGGGACACGGTACAAACCGCTTTAGAAGGGTCAATTCCCACCCAATTACAACGAGAAAACCGTTTAATAGATGTGCGGGTTAAATTAGATTCTCAGGCGATTAAAAACCCCTCTCAATTGGCACAATTGCCCTTATTTGTAGATAGTAATCGACAAATTCGTTTAGGAGATATAGCGAAAATTAGCGAAGGACAAGCCCCAGGAGAAATACAACGCATTAATCAACGTCCGGTTTTTTTGATTGCTGGAACTTTAGGAGAAAAGGTCAGTCTTAGTCAAGCTTTAGAAGAAGTTAATTCGGTTTTGGCAGAGGTGGAACTTCCGCAAGGGGTTTCCTTTTTACCGAGTCAGGCCGAAGAAAGTAACCGCGAATTACAATCTTCTCTCTCAATTTTAGGCGGTTTAGCGGCCTTTTTGGTGTTTGTGGTGATGGCGGTTCAATATAATTCTTTGATCGATCCTTTGGTGATTATGTTTACTTTACCTTTAGCGTTAGCGGGGGGGATTTTTGGATTATACATCACTCAAACGGCGATCGGGGCGACTGTGATTGTTGGGGCTGTTTTATTAGTGGGAATTGTGGTCAATAATGCAATTATTATGGTGGAATTAGCCAACCAAATTTGGCAAACCGAAGGGATTAGTCGGAAAGCGGCGATTCTCAAAGCTGCCCCTCAACGGTTGCGTCCGATTTTGATGACGACAATTACCACTGTTTTGGGGATGTTTCCTCTCGCTTTAGGGATGGGGGAAGGGTCAGAATTTTTACAACCTTTAGGGATTGTGGTTTTTTATGGGTTGTCTTTAGCTACCCTTTTAACCCTATTTATTATTCCTTGTTTCTATGTTTTACTTCATGATATTCATTGGTTTCGTCCCAAACAAGAACCAGAAAAGGAGTTAGTTGATTATTTAAATTAA
- the glp gene encoding gephyrin-like molybdotransferase Glp, with the protein MLSVNQAQTLILDLVQPLKDTEIISLDVAAGRILAQPIISQLDFPYWDNSAMDGYAVKFKDVQGCTQTQPAILDIVAEIPAGQNPSISIQSGQTARIFTGAMLPAGADTIIMQENTQREGNRVKILSSPDQPKAYVRQRGDYYQAGNPLLKPGIAINAPEIAVLATAQCTQLTVYRRPKVVIFSTGDELIPPNQPLQPGQIIDSNQYALAAFVGSQGAISIPLGIVKDNKEALKKTIAQAIATGDIVLSTGGVSVGEYDYIEEILTELGGNIQIRSVAVTPGKPLTVATFSNGCLYFGIPGNPVSALVSCWRFVQPALKKLSGLEGNWHPIFIKARSRHDLPSKGARETYLWGQLLLVNGVYEFELAGGKHSSANLINLAQTNGLAVMPVGQTFLAAGEDVTVMQIDSLK; encoded by the coding sequence ATGCTATCGGTTAATCAAGCTCAAACTTTAATTTTAGATTTAGTCCAACCCCTAAAAGACACAGAAATTATTTCTCTAGATGTGGCAGCCGGACGTATTCTCGCCCAACCTATCATCAGTCAGTTGGATTTTCCCTATTGGGATAACTCGGCGATGGATGGTTACGCGGTAAAATTTAAGGATGTTCAGGGCTGCACTCAGACACAACCGGCTATTTTAGACATTGTCGCAGAAATTCCCGCCGGGCAAAACCCCTCAATCTCTATACAATCAGGACAAACCGCCCGCATCTTTACCGGGGCGATGTTACCGGCAGGGGCAGATACAATTATTATGCAAGAAAATACCCAGCGCGAGGGGAATCGAGTTAAAATCTTATCGAGTCCAGACCAACCTAAAGCCTATGTGCGTCAACGAGGAGACTATTATCAAGCCGGCAATCCTTTATTAAAGCCAGGAATAGCCATAAATGCCCCAGAAATAGCGGTTTTAGCCACTGCCCAATGTACCCAATTAACGGTTTATCGTCGTCCGAAGGTCGTTATTTTTTCGACGGGAGATGAGTTAATTCCTCCAAATCAACCCTTACAACCTGGACAAATTATCGATTCTAATCAGTATGCTTTAGCGGCTTTTGTAGGGAGTCAGGGAGCAATTTCTATTCCTTTAGGTATTGTCAAGGATAATAAAGAAGCTCTCAAAAAAACCATCGCTCAAGCGATCGCTACTGGAGATATAGTATTATCGACTGGGGGGGTTTCGGTGGGAGAATATGATTATATTGAGGAAATTTTAACCGAGTTAGGGGGAAACATTCAGATTCGTAGTGTAGCTGTTACCCCCGGCAAACCTTTAACGGTGGCGACTTTTTCTAATGGTTGTTTATATTTTGGCATCCCAGGAAATCCGGTATCAGCTTTAGTGAGTTGTTGGCGGTTTGTCCAACCCGCGCTCAAAAAATTATCCGGATTAGAGGGTAATTGGCATCCTATCTTTATTAAAGCCCGATCGCGCCATGATTTACCCTCAAAAGGAGCAAGAGAAACCTATTTATGGGGACAATTATTATTAGTTAATGGGGTGTATGAATTTGAATTAGCCGGAGGAAAACATAGTTCCGCAAATTTAATTAATTTAGCCCAAACTAACGGGTTAGCGGTGATGCCCGTCGGTCAAACTTTTCTGGCAGCCGGAGAAGACGTTACCGTGATGCAAATAGACAGTTTGAAATGA
- a CDS encoding PAS domain S-box protein: MNNPSNHTIILFEVPHQDRVRYGSYLQQDERFPYQILGADSEQELLSLCSQNFPDLIILDSSVINNPIGEILNYLKECQDRENLPIVVISDDYNEEVGKRITSVKACNHLIKSQINGESLRLLIDYALKPVEPVNTELFPNHQFLQPKILAPPHPKTDEQTSQREQQFKTLADNAPDIIARFDLNFRHLYVNRAIEQATGLPASAFIGKTNRDLGMPEDLIIQWEATFKQVLATKQQTLIEFEFPTPDGIKSYQGRCVPEIGLDGSIESLLIVTRDITEQKRATEALKQREATLRSFFNTTPLMMGIVELIGEQISLVTCNCDNTDCWGICRKLMEQKCSDEPTEWYAALQSAHNSQSPVHFEYPYLTPKGKRWLSVTICWIADDLSKYPQFAFVAEDVTERKQSQLKIQEQAALIDIATDGIVLKDLDNYILFWSKGAERLYGWNKQEVLGKKEDELLLTLSNFYRDILDEIIFKGSWRGELTQITKEGKPILVESRSTLVRNESGYPQSILVVNTDITEKKQLEQQILQFQRLESLGTLASGIAHDLNNIFTPILAISQLIPHKFDNGDGKFDNQIQEWLAVLKSSAMRGSELVKQILYFVRGYEGQRSPLQVVHLLWEVVNIAKSSFPKSIEIVTALRAQNLWLINADSTQIHQVLMNLIINARDAMAEGGILTIEAENFLVDQSFARMNMEAHEGPYVVMTVTDTGVGIPPQLLERIFDPFFTTKEVGKGSGLGLATVLGIVRNHGGFIRLSSEVGKGTEFKVYFPAIIGQTSQLTLKEELLKGNGELILIVDDEATVREITKASLEKYNYKTLMASDGIDAIAIYAQYQHQISVIIMDLAMPNMDGLTCIRILQKMNPDVKVIATSGLSSNIELLSSVNLNTFLLKPYTLKELLKAVHKQISNTHKRC; the protein is encoded by the coding sequence TTGAATAATCCTAGCAATCATACGATTATTTTGTTTGAAGTCCCCCATCAAGATCGAGTTCGGTATGGTAGTTATCTTCAACAAGATGAACGCTTCCCTTACCAAATTTTAGGGGCTGACTCCGAACAAGAACTCCTCTCACTTTGTTCTCAAAACTTTCCAGATCTCATTATACTGGACTCTTCAGTCATTAATAATCCAATAGGAGAAATCCTAAATTATTTAAAAGAATGTCAAGACAGAGAAAACTTACCCATAGTCGTCATATCTGATGATTACAATGAAGAAGTGGGGAAAAGGATTACTTCTGTCAAAGCTTGTAATCACTTAATTAAAAGTCAGATTAATGGGGAAAGTTTGCGCTTATTGATAGATTATGCTTTAAAACCAGTAGAACCAGTAAACACAGAACTTTTTCCAAATCATCAATTTTTACAGCCAAAAATTCTCGCGCCTCCTCACCCTAAAACTGATGAGCAAACTTCACAAAGGGAACAGCAATTTAAAACTTTAGCGGATAATGCTCCGGATATTATTGCCCGTTTTGATCTTAACTTTCGACATCTATACGTCAATCGAGCGATCGAACAAGCAACCGGTTTACCGGCTAGTGCTTTTATTGGTAAAACCAATCGAGACTTAGGAATGCCGGAAGATTTGATCATTCAATGGGAAGCCACATTTAAGCAAGTCTTGGCGACAAAACAACAGACGCTTATTGAGTTTGAATTTCCCACTCCCGATGGGATTAAATCTTATCAAGGGCGCTGTGTTCCAGAAATAGGCTTGGATGGCTCAATTGAATCACTTCTCATCGTCACCCGGGATATTACCGAGCAAAAACGGGCTACAGAAGCCTTAAAACAAAGGGAAGCCACGTTGCGTAGTTTTTTTAACACTACCCCCTTAATGATGGGAATTGTGGAATTAATCGGCGAGCAAATCTCCTTGGTGACGTGCAATTGTGACAATACTGATTGTTGGGGAATTTGCCGAAAGCTAATGGAGCAAAAGTGTTCCGATGAGCCAACCGAGTGGTATGCTGCTTTACAATCAGCCCATAACAGCCAATCTCCCGTTCATTTTGAATATCCTTACCTAACTCCAAAGGGCAAGAGATGGCTATCGGTGACAATTTGCTGGATTGCCGATGATTTAAGCAAATATCCGCAATTTGCCTTTGTCGCTGAAGATGTTACGGAGCGAAAACAAAGCCAACTGAAAATTCAGGAACAAGCCGCGCTAATCGATATTGCCACTGATGGAATTGTCTTAAAAGATTTGGATAATTATATTTTATTTTGGAGTAAAGGCGCTGAACGTCTCTATGGTTGGAATAAACAAGAAGTCCTGGGAAAAAAAGAAGATGAGTTATTATTGACTCTCTCTAACTTTTATAGAGATATTCTTGATGAGATTATCTTTAAAGGCTCTTGGCGAGGGGAATTAACTCAAATCACTAAAGAGGGAAAACCCATCCTCGTTGAAAGTCGCTCGACGTTGGTACGCAATGAATCAGGATACCCTCAATCGATTTTAGTGGTTAACACTGACATTACTGAGAAAAAACAACTAGAGCAACAAATTTTGCAGTTTCAGCGATTAGAGAGTTTGGGTACATTAGCCAGTGGCATTGCTCACGATCTTAATAATATTTTTACTCCCATTTTGGCTATTTCACAACTCATCCCTCATAAATTTGACAATGGTGACGGGAAATTTGATAATCAAATACAAGAATGGCTGGCCGTCTTAAAAAGTAGTGCTATGCGAGGCAGTGAGCTTGTCAAGCAAATTTTATATTTTGTCCGAGGATATGAAGGTCAGCGTAGCCCGTTACAAGTTGTCCATCTGCTCTGGGAAGTCGTAAACATTGCTAAAAGTAGTTTTCCTAAATCTATCGAAATCGTAACCGCTCTAAGAGCGCAAAATCTCTGGCTAATTAATGCCGATAGCACCCAAATTCATCAAGTATTAATGAATCTGATTATCAATGCTCGTGATGCTATGGCTGAAGGGGGAATTTTAACTATCGAGGCGGAAAATTTTCTGGTAGATCAAAGTTTCGCCCGGATGAATATGGAGGCTCACGAAGGCCCTTATGTTGTCATGACTGTCACCGATACCGGTGTGGGAATTCCTCCTCAACTCTTAGAACGCATTTTTGACCCTTTTTTCACCACCAAAGAAGTAGGCAAAGGTTCGGGGTTGGGGCTGGCAACGGTACTGGGAATCGTCAGAAATCACGGGGGTTTTATAAGATTGTCGAGTGAGGTGGGAAAAGGGACGGAATTTAAGGTTTATTTTCCGGCTATCATCGGTCAAACCAGTCAGTTAACCTTGAAAGAAGAACTGCTTAAAGGGAATGGAGAATTAATCTTGATTGTTGATGATGAAGCAACGGTGCGAGAGATTACTAAAGCCTCTCTGGAAAAATATAATTATAAAACCCTTATGGCTAGTGATGGAATTGACGCGATCGCTATTTATGCTCAATACCAACACCAAATCAGTGTTATTATTATGGATCTAGCCATGCCCAATATGGATGGATTGACTTGTATCCGTATCTTACAAAAAATGAATCCCGATGTTAAAGTGATCGCCACTAGCGGGTTGTCTTCTAATATTGAGTTACTTAGCTCGGTTAATCTGAATACATTTTTATTGAAGCCTTACACCCTTAAAGAATTATTGAAGGCTGTACATAAGCAAATTTCAAATACACACAAAAGGTGTTAA
- a CDS encoding J domain-containing protein: MLSLLLFGLVFCLFSIFLSSRKRAINWANFLDGSSYHLACLLEDAPSTALKGQFYPLATPLMTPFACVVPQTWHQFYSDNLGKSGVNYWEWRDKPESRNICRELSWLLDLPVPNSQAKKILEGLAEGKNPFENFYRENLTGKSIFLEQYFQDKKRIYVGFKQWHEQAKDQIGIEGLKSVYQVCYGTDWDLIEEIFAEKSFLIFSQYLIDKYAPWWKVLGVTPQSNHLQVEQAYKSLVRVWHPDLNQHPFATDVTARINIAYDHYQAFYEKSQPIPQNNYNNSKLWVKIREWIRANRIK, from the coding sequence ATGTTGAGTTTATTGTTATTTGGGTTGGTTTTTTGCCTGTTTTCTATTTTTCTTTCTAGTCGTAAAAGAGCCATTAATTGGGCTAATTTTCTCGATGGTTCGTCTTATCATTTAGCTTGTTTATTAGAAGATGCACCGTCAACTGCTTTAAAAGGTCAATTTTACCCATTAGCAACTCCTTTGATGACACCATTCGCTTGTGTTGTTCCTCAGACTTGGCATCAATTTTACTCTGACAATTTAGGGAAATCTGGGGTTAATTATTGGGAATGGCGAGATAAACCCGAATCTAGAAATATTTGCCGGGAATTATCCTGGTTATTAGATTTACCCGTTCCTAATAGTCAGGCTAAAAAAATTTTAGAAGGTTTAGCAGAGGGAAAAAATCCTTTTGAAAATTTTTATCGAGAAAATTTAACTGGTAAAAGCATTTTTTTAGAGCAATATTTTCAAGATAAAAAACGAATTTATGTGGGGTTTAAACAGTGGCATGAGCAAGCTAAAGACCAAATAGGCATAGAGGGATTAAAATCAGTTTATCAGGTTTGTTATGGAACAGATTGGGATCTAATTGAAGAGATTTTTGCCGAAAAATCTTTTTTGATTTTTTCTCAATATCTGATTGATAAGTATGCTCCTTGGTGGAAAGTTTTAGGGGTTACTCCTCAGTCTAATCATTTACAAGTTGAGCAAGCGTATAAATCTTTAGTTCGAGTCTGGCATCCCGATCTCAATCAACATCCTTTTGCGACGGATGTAACGGCTCGAATTAATATCGCTTATGACCATTATCAAGCTTTCTATGAAAAATCTCAACCCATTCCCCAAAATAATTATAATAATTCAAAATTATGGGTAAAAATTAGGGAATGGATTCGAGCAAATCGGATTAAATAA
- a CDS encoding lecithin retinol acyltransferase family protein, with the protein MATGDQIYVYRELLNLQGLYEHHGIDCGDGTVIHYRKPSEMIERTSLDIFTRGNPTYIKEYPQGFSFIPEIVVQRAESRLGEQKYNLLFNNCEHFATWCKTGINDSKQVRDFVPIITQLQTSNLYNPLKEALGQTDSKTAKQLLNEALGDIKVAWDDIQPQYKSMVKEVETWDKVAKEAVKRNRDDLARVALQRKLNYKRRATELEEQLKHLATMTEDVLTNLLNT; encoded by the coding sequence ATGGCTACAGGGGATCAAATTTACGTATATCGAGAATTACTCAATTTGCAAGGGCTTTATGAACATCATGGGATTGACTGTGGGGATGGGACAGTCATTCATTATCGTAAACCTAGCGAAATGATTGAGCGCACTTCTTTAGACATTTTTACCAGAGGAAATCCCACTTATATTAAAGAATATCCTCAAGGATTTTCTTTTATTCCTGAAATTGTTGTCCAACGAGCAGAAAGTCGATTAGGGGAGCAAAAATATAATCTTTTATTTAATAATTGTGAGCATTTTGCGACTTGGTGTAAAACGGGAATTAATGATAGTAAACAAGTCAGAGATTTTGTTCCTATTATTACTCAACTTCAAACCTCTAATTTATATAATCCCTTAAAGGAAGCTCTTGGACAAACCGATTCTAAGACAGCGAAACAGTTGTTAAATGAGGCTTTAGGGGATATTAAAGTGGCTTGGGATGATATTCAACCTCAGTATAAATCAATGGTAAAAGAGGTAGAAACCTGGGATAAAGTCGCTAAAGAAGCAGTTAAACGGAATCGGGATGATTTGGCTAGAGTGGCATTACAACGTAAATTAAATTATAAACGACGAGCCACCGAATTAGAAGAGCAACTGAAACACTTAGCAACAATGACAGAGGATGTTTTAACGAATTTACTCAATACTTAA
- a CDS encoding superoxide dismutase codes for MNINRRNFLFILGAGIGTTALGIYPRQGFAQTLEDNSEPFKLPPLPYSYNALEPYIDEETMRFHHDKHHAGYTKKFNAAISKYPDLKIQSAEELLSNIDKLPKNIQTTVRQNGGGYLNHAIFWEIMSPNGGGQPTGEIAEAINQEFGSFEAFKNAFNEAGNSRFGSGWAWLVLDKKGKLQVVSTPNQDSPLMEGMYPIMGNDVWEHAYYLKYRNDRGQYLQQWWNVVNWNEVNKRFLLVKV; via the coding sequence ATGAATATCAATCGCCGAAATTTTCTGTTTATTTTGGGAGCCGGGATAGGAACTACCGCTTTAGGTATTTATCCTCGTCAGGGGTTCGCCCAAACCTTAGAGGATAATTCAGAACCCTTTAAATTACCGCCTCTGCCCTATTCTTATAATGCCCTTGAACCTTATATCGATGAAGAAACCATGCGTTTTCACCACGATAAACATCATGCGGGTTATACTAAAAAGTTTAATGCAGCTATTAGCAAATATCCAGATTTAAAGATTCAAAGTGCAGAAGAGTTATTAAGTAATATTGATAAATTGCCCAAAAATATTCAAACGACGGTACGTCAAAATGGGGGAGGATACCTCAATCATGCTATATTTTGGGAGATTATGAGTCCCAATGGAGGGGGACAACCTACAGGAGAAATTGCCGAGGCAATCAATCAAGAGTTTGGTAGTTTCGAGGCGTTTAAAAATGCTTTTAATGAGGCAGGAAATTCAAGATTTGGGAGTGGTTGGGCTTGGTTAGTGTTAGATAAAAAGGGTAAACTTCAAGTGGTTAGCACTCCTAATCAAGATAGTCCTTTAATGGAGGGAATGTATCCGATAATGGGTAATGATGTTTGGGAACACGCTTATTATCTTAAATATCGAAATGATAGAGGTCAATATTTACAACAATGGTGGAATGTGGTGAATTGGAATGAAGTTAACAAACGTTTTCTTCTTGTCAAAGTTTAA